In a single window of the Flavivirga spongiicola genome:
- a CDS encoding SusC/RagA family TonB-linked outer membrane protein: MRVFIFLCCATVFSFTPNNAVSQNSRIKIDADKTLTVDEVFDLIKQQTDYKFIYEEGIFKDFQSIEVKKGIIRTNKLLQKSLSQGDFNLVVTTNNTILIKEKSKAQQKQVSGKVIDEEGLPLPGVVVLIKGTTNGTATNFDGTYSITVPTLDNVLVFSFLGFETQEITVGNQSTINLVLEEELAELAEVVVTGYQQISKERSTGAYAKPEMSTLKDRSTSMNVLQRLDGLVPGLVINNAPNNTIGSSNDSGILIRGLSTINGNQNPLFVVDGVALADVSSLNPQDVEDITVLKDATAASIWGARAANGVIVITTKRGGFNKKTRIDYDTFINFQGKPDLDYRPVLNSQQFIQTARELFDPGTFPYNSQLFYNQQSGPTKNISVHNQILYDLDNGVINQTTADAMLNDLANTNNLSQIEDLLYRNAYINNHTLSVQGGGEKHAFYGSIAYTNNQSSSPGEKDETYKLNVRQDFKIGERVNFRLNTDLTNSVTEAKRAIQADNRFTPYALFQDGSGNNLTMNALQHFSNFQRPDLENVSGINLDYTPLDEVNYGFTDANALSARLTAGLTIDLFKGLKYEGTYGYFHQNSKSESFDSQDSYGVRSDIIFFTIPGANPGDNPTFHLPTEGGYYRTFDRFVKNWTFRNQLAYDGSFNDGLHKVTALAGYESQEQLFNNRQNFIRGYDLRSQLAPALDYEALRSGITGTLVVNSFGRSRITNSNEPFGESEVLFRFTSMYANAAYTFNNKYTISGSVRADESNLFGLDKSAQNRPVWSAGLKWNIGKEDFMSGVNWIDNLALRGTYGITGNSPAPGGAASFDVLRTRATNTFAYTAGLANEITAPGNKKLTWERTENLNIGLDFGIFNNRLRGSLDYYENKTDDLLDEILTNTFTGFAQIPGNSGSLENKGIEVSLQTLNIDGDFSWHTGLTLGYNKNKITSLNSSANTITNVQVGLRPPQPGYSAFPIFAYDFVGLNNEGSPEIRLADGTITSEQGAADFEDLLFMGTYQPKWSGGFTNSFSYKGLALTANMIYNLGHVMFTDTPGSGAYSGRPLEGGRNSFTRGNVHADFVNRWQQPGDEANTNTPGYTPLSNTLDRDIRYYKYGDINVTSASYIKLRDISLSYTLPDTVIQKINASHLSFRLMLNNVMLWKDNNKGIDPEFHDAAGGSRFTTPFNQSSVTFGMHLTF; this comes from the coding sequence ATGAGGGTCTTTATTTTTTTATGCTGTGCAACCGTTTTTAGCTTTACACCTAATAATGCGGTATCTCAAAATTCCAGAATTAAAATTGACGCTGATAAAACATTGACTGTCGATGAAGTATTCGACCTCATAAAACAGCAAACCGACTACAAATTCATCTATGAAGAAGGTATCTTTAAAGACTTTCAGTCCATAGAAGTAAAAAAAGGAATCATCCGTACTAATAAGTTATTACAAAAAAGTTTATCACAAGGTGATTTTAACTTGGTAGTGACTACCAATAATACGATTCTTATAAAGGAAAAATCTAAAGCACAACAAAAACAGGTTTCTGGAAAAGTTATAGATGAAGAAGGGTTACCATTACCTGGTGTAGTGGTTTTAATAAAAGGAACTACTAATGGCACAGCAACCAATTTTGACGGAACTTATAGTATTACAGTCCCAACGCTCGACAATGTTTTAGTATTCTCTTTTTTAGGTTTTGAAACACAGGAAATAACCGTTGGAAATCAATCTACAATTAATTTGGTACTAGAAGAAGAACTAGCCGAATTAGCTGAGGTTGTAGTAACCGGTTATCAACAAATATCTAAAGAACGTAGTACAGGGGCTTACGCCAAACCAGAAATGAGCACCTTAAAAGATCGGTCTACCAGTATGAATGTATTGCAACGCTTAGATGGCTTAGTACCAGGCTTGGTTATTAATAATGCACCAAATAACACCATTGGTTCGTCTAACGACAGTGGTATTTTAATTAGAGGTTTAAGTACTATTAACGGAAATCAAAACCCCCTGTTTGTGGTAGATGGTGTTGCGCTTGCCGATGTGTCTTCATTAAACCCTCAGGATGTAGAGGATATCACTGTACTTAAAGACGCAACAGCTGCCTCTATTTGGGGAGCAAGAGCAGCCAATGGGGTTATCGTGATTACTACGAAACGAGGAGGTTTTAATAAAAAAACAAGAATCGATTACGATACGTTTATAAACTTTCAAGGCAAACCAGATCTTGATTACAGACCAGTATTAAATAGTCAACAATTCATTCAAACCGCCAGAGAATTGTTTGATCCAGGGACATTCCCTTATAACTCACAATTATTTTATAATCAACAAAGTGGCCCTACAAAGAATATCTCAGTACATAATCAAATTCTATACGATTTAGACAATGGTGTAATCAATCAAACTACCGCAGATGCCATGCTAAATGATTTAGCAAACACTAATAATTTAAGTCAGATAGAAGATCTATTATACCGGAATGCTTATATAAATAATCATACCTTATCAGTACAAGGAGGCGGTGAAAAACATGCCTTTTATGGTTCTATAGCTTATACAAATAATCAAAGCAGCAGCCCAGGAGAAAAAGATGAAACCTATAAGCTTAATGTGCGTCAGGACTTTAAAATTGGTGAGCGAGTTAATTTTAGATTGAATACCGACTTAACCAATAGCGTTACAGAAGCCAAAAGAGCTATTCAAGCCGATAATCGGTTTACGCCTTATGCCTTGTTTCAAGACGGGAGCGGTAACAATCTTACTATGAATGCTCTACAACATTTTTCTAATTTTCAACGTCCAGATTTGGAAAACGTAAGTGGTATTAATTTAGATTATACGCCGCTGGATGAAGTAAATTATGGATTCACTGATGCCAATGCCTTAAGCGCGAGACTTACAGCTGGATTAACCATAGACTTATTTAAAGGATTAAAGTATGAAGGCACTTATGGGTACTTTCACCAAAATAGCAAAAGTGAATCTTTTGATTCTCAAGATTCTTATGGTGTGAGGTCAGATATTATATTCTTTACCATTCCCGGAGCCAATCCTGGAGATAATCCTACCTTTCATTTACCCACAGAAGGCGGTTATTATAGAACGTTCGACCGCTTTGTTAAAAATTGGACTTTCCGTAATCAATTAGCCTATGATGGCAGTTTTAATGACGGGCTACATAAAGTAACGGCATTGGCCGGGTATGAATCTCAGGAACAACTATTTAATAACCGGCAAAACTTTATCAGGGGATATGACTTAAGGTCCCAATTAGCTCCAGCTCTGGATTATGAAGCGCTCAGATCTGGTATTACAGGAACTTTGGTTGTCAACTCTTTTGGTAGAAGCCGTATTACAAATTCTAATGAGCCTTTTGGGGAGTCTGAGGTGCTTTTTAGATTTACATCAATGTATGCCAATGCCGCTTACACATTTAATAATAAATATACCATTAGTGGTAGTGTTAGAGCAGATGAATCTAACTTATTCGGTTTGGATAAATCGGCGCAAAACAGACCGGTTTGGAGTGCTGGTTTAAAATGGAACATAGGTAAAGAGGATTTTATGTCTGGCGTAAACTGGATTGATAATTTAGCCTTACGAGGCACCTATGGTATTACAGGAAATTCTCCAGCACCAGGTGGCGCTGCTTCCTTCGATGTTTTAAGAACAAGAGCGACAAATACCTTTGCTTATACAGCAGGATTGGCTAATGAGATTACAGCACCTGGCAACAAGAAATTAACTTGGGAACGTACAGAGAATTTAAATATTGGTCTTGATTTTGGAATATTTAATAATAGGTTAAGAGGTAGTCTCGATTATTATGAAAATAAGACAGATGATCTCTTAGATGAGATCTTAACCAATACCTTTACTGGGTTTGCGCAAATACCGGGTAATTCAGGATCTTTAGAAAACAAAGGTATAGAGGTATCTCTTCAAACACTAAATATTGATGGCGACTTTAGTTGGCATACTGGACTGACTTTAGGCTATAATAAAAATAAAATTACAAGCTTAAACTCAAGCGCAAATACCATTACCAATGTGCAAGTTGGGTTAAGGCCTCCACAACCTGGCTATTCGGCCTTCCCCATATTTGCTTACGATTTTGTTGGACTAAATAATGAAGGAAGTCCAGAAATTAGGTTAGCAGACGGCACCATAACTTCGGAGCAAGGTGCTGCCGACTTTGAAGACCTCCTGTTTATGGGTACATACCAACCCAAATGGTCTGGTGGTTTTACCAATAGTTTTAGCTACAAAGGTTTGGCCTTAACCGCTAACATGATATATAATTTAGGGCATGTCATGTTTACAGACACTCCTGGCTCAGGAGCTTATTCTGGTAGACCTCTTGAGGGCGGAAGAAACAGTTTTACAAGAGGTAATGTACATGCCGATTTTGTAAACAGGTGGCAACAACCCGGTGATGAAGCCAATACAAATACACCAGGGTATACACCTTTATCTAATACGCTTGACAGAGATATTAGGTATTATAAATATGGAGATATTAATGTAACCTCAGCCTCTTATATTAAGCTAAGAGATATTTCATTGTCCTATACACTTCCTGATACGGTAATTCAAAAAATAAATGCAAGCCATTTAAGTTTTAGGCTCATGCTTAATAATGTCATGCTTTGGAAAGATAACAATAAAGGCATTGACCCAGAATTTCATGACGCTGCAGGTGGCTCAAGATTCACGACGCCATTCAATCAAAGTTCTGTCACATTTGGGATGCATTTAACCTTTTAA
- a CDS encoding TlpA family protein disulfide reductase codes for MKNTIYIILVLFSIVSCKNKVNDFALISGTINDKKVDSLFLHNASTNFKKSIAINDDGTFNDTLVIDKVKAYKLSSGKNWYSIFLQNNYNLNINISKDSTNSTISFSGIGADVNNYYRSKAVFIKEKIKLSSLPKLSEQDFTRLANKVTDSASAMLQNALIEDKNFITFETENIFWNEISNYMMYHYLKQNEAYRDTTKTYTPSSGFLPQAFLSFKSDNEDLYINSESYSNLSNVIPIRTINFKDLSDRNSDEKIKFIDSICSTIGIPLVKDFTLKNVGFRFLNDENQEVAKTYLDYFTSILSDEDIKTEFTDFYNKNQRLKKGALSSKFTNYENFAGGTTSLDDLKGKYVYIDVWATWCGPCKKEIPFLKDVEKKYHGKNIEFVSISVDTKPAYDSWKKMVTDKELTGIQLFADNAFDSKFIKDYNIKAIPRFILIDPEGKIVNSKAPRPSNPDLIDLFNQLEI; via the coding sequence ATGAAAAATACAATATATATAATACTAGTACTATTTAGTATAGTTTCTTGTAAAAACAAGGTGAATGATTTTGCTCTTATATCTGGCACCATAAATGATAAAAAAGTAGACTCTTTATTTCTGCATAATGCCTCTACCAATTTTAAAAAGTCAATAGCGATCAATGATGATGGCACCTTCAATGATACCTTAGTAATTGATAAAGTAAAAGCATATAAGTTAAGTTCCGGAAAGAACTGGTATTCTATATTTCTTCAGAATAACTATAACTTAAATATTAACATAAGCAAAGACTCAACCAACAGTACCATTTCGTTTTCAGGAATTGGGGCAGATGTCAATAACTACTATAGATCCAAAGCAGTATTCATCAAAGAGAAAATTAAATTAAGTAGCCTTCCAAAACTCTCTGAACAAGACTTTACAAGGTTAGCAAACAAGGTAACAGATAGCGCATCTGCCATGCTGCAGAATGCTCTGATTGAAGATAAAAACTTTATAACCTTCGAAACTGAAAATATCTTTTGGAATGAAATTTCTAATTATATGATGTATCACTATTTAAAACAAAATGAAGCCTATAGAGATACTACAAAAACGTATACACCATCATCTGGATTTTTGCCTCAAGCCTTTTTAAGTTTTAAATCTGATAATGAAGACTTATACATTAATTCTGAAAGCTATTCAAATCTATCAAATGTAATTCCGATAAGAACTATAAACTTTAAGGATTTGAGTGACCGTAATAGTGATGAGAAAATCAAATTTATAGATAGTATATGCAGCACCATAGGTATTCCGTTAGTAAAAGATTTTACTCTTAAAAATGTTGGTTTTAGATTTCTAAATGACGAGAATCAGGAAGTAGCTAAAACTTATCTAGATTATTTTACTTCTATATTATCTGATGAAGATATTAAAACAGAATTCACAGATTTTTATAATAAAAACCAACGTTTAAAAAAAGGAGCTCTGTCTTCCAAATTTACCAATTATGAAAATTTTGCCGGTGGCACAACCTCCCTGGACGATTTAAAAGGCAAATATGTGTATATCGATGTCTGGGCAACCTGGTGCGGCCCTTGCAAAAAAGAGATTCCTTTTTTAAAAGATGTAGAAAAAAAATACCATGGTAAAAACATTGAATTTGTAAGCATTTCTGTAGATACAAAACCCGCCTATGATTCTTGGAAAAAAATGGTTACTGACAAAGAACTAACAGGCATTCAATTATTTGCAGATAATGCTTTTGATTCTAAATTTATTAAAGATTATAACATCAAGGCTATTCCTAGATTTATACTTATTGATCCTGAAGGCAAAATAGTGAACTCAAAAGCACCTAGACCATCAAACCCCGACCTTATTGATTTATTTAATCAATTAGAAATTTAA
- a CDS encoding FecR family protein, which yields MKKLILKYLTNTITDAEQDKLSKWLSDSENQKIFEAHIKNDYYLNTIYNEDDLHKAYNDIWDNILKQEKDVKRLRTTPWLKYKYIAAASIALLISLTFIFNKDNTQISEPIIVNNNIKAGTDKATLTLDNGSVVALEKGQIYTSDNLESNGEKIIYKPVNTLKDQIAHNYLTIPRGGHYLLKLSDGTQVWLNSESKLKYPVNFVEGKTRKVELIYGEAYFDVSPSILHSGSKFKVRTNTQDIEVLGTEFNIKAYKDETNTYTTLVEGKVSINNAINTVILSPGEQSITNANDEEIKTVLVDIYDEIAWKDGVFSFKNKPLKDIAKVLSRWYDMDVIFIDKSLEKVRFKGVLGKNQSIEEILSAIKSVSINNYEINNKTIIIK from the coding sequence ATGAAAAAATTAATTCTAAAATATTTAACAAATACTATAACAGATGCAGAACAAGACAAGCTCAGTAAGTGGTTGTCGGATTCTGAAAACCAAAAAATCTTTGAAGCGCATATAAAGAATGATTACTATCTCAATACAATTTATAACGAAGATGATCTGCATAAAGCCTATAATGACATTTGGGATAATATATTGAAGCAAGAAAAAGATGTAAAGCGATTAAGAACGACGCCTTGGTTAAAATACAAATACATAGCAGCAGCCTCAATTGCACTTCTAATCTCGCTTACCTTTATCTTTAATAAAGATAATACACAAATTAGTGAACCCATAATTGTAAATAATAATATAAAAGCTGGTACAGATAAAGCTACTTTGACACTTGATAACGGTTCAGTCGTAGCCTTGGAAAAAGGGCAAATATATACGTCTGATAATCTAGAGAGCAATGGAGAGAAAATTATTTATAAGCCTGTTAACACTCTCAAAGACCAAATAGCACATAACTATTTAACCATTCCCAGAGGCGGGCATTATTTATTAAAACTATCAGACGGTACTCAAGTATGGTTAAATTCAGAATCTAAACTTAAATATCCTGTAAATTTTGTTGAAGGTAAAACCAGAAAGGTGGAATTGATTTATGGCGAAGCCTATTTTGATGTATCCCCTAGCATCTTACATAGTGGATCTAAGTTCAAAGTACGCACCAACACTCAAGACATTGAAGTTTTGGGTACTGAGTTTAACATAAAAGCATATAAAGATGAAACCAATACATATACAACTTTAGTAGAAGGAAAAGTGTCTATTAATAACGCCATCAACACCGTGATATTATCCCCTGGAGAACAATCAATCACCAATGCTAACGATGAAGAAATAAAGACTGTTTTGGTTGATATTTATGATGAAATCGCATGGAAAGATGGCGTCTTTAGTTTTAAAAACAAACCTTTAAAAGATATCGCTAAAGTATTGTCCAGGTGGTATGATATGGATGTTATATTCATTGATAAATCTTTAGAAAAAGTGAGATTCAAAGGTGTTCTGGGGAAAAATCAGAGTATTGAAGAAATACTATCGGCTATAAAGTCCGTTTCAATAAACAATTACGAAATCAATAATAAAACAATCATTATAAAATAA
- a CDS encoding RagB/SusD family nutrient uptake outer membrane protein, with amino-acid sequence MKTLYIKSIKVILALAMVFSMYSCSDDFLEITPNGVLIAETTEDYNLLLSGNGLWFNIAAGDQEVNRSFEICGLEPHFSSTYGEADPRRNNFAWEPGVIDPEREGGQFSDWLLLYMQRIYVYNKVINEVLDSSGGTEAEKNNIMAEARAARAAVYFELINFYGKPYNTATASTDLGVPIVTEADVTVASFTRATVQEIYDFIIADLTAAIPLLPIGVSEKPRMSKGAAEVLLGKIYVYQNRFNEAIPLFDTAFSDLQAGTEVRLYDYNVSTLPGGVHAAGFFGPPFDTPVDNLEVAFTMSVRHTAGFTSSAVLLSPDVSAIFGASDFRLHHFFSRKPFPPFPSTPEFIVPGVYRKIGSLVIDRGIRIPDIYLLRAECKARTNDLSGAIEDLEFLRMHRMNPIDAPVPAGLSQDDLIIYIFEERTREFAVKGELWYDMRRLWNDPLFQDKKPYVHTLYDVDGSVKETFTLDEDRLVLQFSDKILADNPDLVNNP; translated from the coding sequence ATGAAAACTCTATATATAAAATCAATTAAAGTAATACTCGCCTTAGCTATGGTATTTAGTATGTACTCATGTTCAGATGATTTTCTTGAAATCACTCCTAATGGTGTCCTGATTGCAGAAACCACAGAAGATTATAATTTATTATTAAGTGGCAATGGGCTTTGGTTTAACATTGCTGCTGGTGACCAAGAGGTTAACCGATCTTTTGAAATCTGTGGATTAGAACCACACTTTTCTTCTACTTATGGAGAAGCAGATCCAAGACGTAACAATTTTGCATGGGAACCCGGAGTTATAGACCCAGAAAGAGAAGGCGGTCAATTCTCCGATTGGCTATTATTATATATGCAACGTATCTATGTATATAATAAGGTGATCAATGAGGTATTAGACTCCTCTGGAGGTACCGAAGCCGAAAAAAACAACATCATGGCAGAAGCAAGAGCCGCTAGAGCCGCTGTATATTTTGAACTTATTAATTTTTATGGGAAGCCTTATAACACTGCGACAGCATCCACCGATTTAGGTGTTCCCATTGTTACGGAAGCAGATGTTACAGTTGCAAGTTTCACGCGTGCAACAGTTCAAGAAATTTATGACTTTATTATAGCGGACTTAACCGCGGCAATTCCTTTATTACCTATTGGAGTAAGTGAAAAACCACGGATGTCTAAAGGTGCTGCCGAGGTACTATTGGGTAAAATCTATGTCTATCAAAACCGCTTTAATGAAGCGATTCCTCTTTTTGATACAGCGTTTAGCGATTTGCAAGCAGGAACAGAAGTACGCCTATACGATTATAATGTAAGCACATTACCCGGAGGTGTGCATGCCGCCGGATTTTTTGGGCCTCCTTTTGATACGCCTGTTGATAATCTAGAAGTTGCATTTACCATGTCTGTACGCCATACTGCTGGATTTACTAGCTCAGCGGTGTTACTTTCACCAGACGTATCAGCAATTTTTGGCGCAAGCGATTTTAGATTACATCATTTTTTCTCCAGAAAACCATTCCCTCCTTTTCCTTCTACCCCAGAATTTATAGTTCCCGGAGTATATAGAAAAATTGGTAGTCTGGTAATAGATCGTGGCATAAGAATACCTGATATTTATTTACTTCGCGCCGAATGTAAAGCACGAACCAACGACTTAAGTGGCGCAATTGAAGACCTTGAATTTTTACGGATGCATCGTATGAATCCAATAGATGCTCCAGTACCAGCTGGTCTTTCGCAAGATGATTTAATAATATATATATTTGAAGAACGCACACGAGAGTTTGCAGTAAAAGGAGAGTTATGGTACGATATGCGACGCCTATGGAATGATCCTTTATTTCAAGACAAAAAACCTTATGTACATACTTTATATGATGTAGATGGCTCGGTTAAAGAAACCTTTACACTTGATGAAGATAGATTAGTACTTCAGTTTTCAGACAAAATATTAGCGGACAATCCTGATTTGGTAAACAACCCTTAA